The following DNA comes from Candidatus Methylomirabilis sp..
TTCGTGTGGCCGGGGCCGCCGGTGACCACCGAGACGCCGGGACGCCCCGTGACCCGGGCCCACCCGTCCGCCATGTGGACCGCGGCCGCCTCGTGCCGCACATCCACAATCTCGATACCGTGCCGCCGCGCCGCCACGAAGACCGGGTTCACGTGATCGCCGCAGAGGCCGAAGAAGTGGTTGACCCCCTGCCGCTTGAGCGAGCGCAGCAGGAGATCGGCGCCGGTCATCCGGGGCACTGGACCCTCCTCCTGGCGAAGGCGGTCCCCTTCTAACACCCGCCTCCGGGGCTGTCAAGGATGCCCGGGAAGCGCGGGTTGAAGGCGCCCGCTGTGTCGCGGACCGGGAAGGCCTCGCCGGGTCCATTTGCGGCACGTGGGCCTTCCCTGGGGATCGCCTCGAGCCTGGTGTGCACGATCCACCCGAAGGCGCCTCCTTCGTCCACGAGAATTTCGGTTTTTGGCACGTCAACTGCACGCCGTTACGCACTGCTGATCAAAGATGAATAGGCAGGCGACGGATGGCTACGCGATAGGGTGGTGGGGACATGAGGTCTATCGGCTTCAGCACGAAGTGTTCCCTATCCATTGCCCTCCTGGTGACGGTATCCCTGGGCGTGCTGAGTCTCCTGGCGGTCACCGTGAGCCGGAGGAGCCTCCGAGAGCAGGTGCTCGCTGCCAACCTGACGACCGCGACGCTGGCGAGTAGGGCGGTGCAGCAATACATCACCGATGCGGTCAGCATCGTCCAGGAGGCCACCGGGCGGCCGAAGTTGAGGCAGGAGATTCTCGACGGAAACTGGCCCGAGGCCGGGAAGGTCCTGGCGAACCTCCTGCAGAATTTCGCACAGTTCGACTACGTGTTCGTCCAGGATCCCCGCGGAATCATCAGGGTGAGGGTCCCACCCGCGGAGACCATTGGCCAGGACTTTTCCTTCCGCCCGTTTTTCCGCGAGGTGATGAGGACGCGCCGACTCAGCGTCTCGGGCGTCTACGTTTCCAAGGCGGCCCAGCGGCCCGTGATTTCGATCGCCGCCCCGGTCCTGGACGCCCAGGACAACATCAAGGGGGTTCTGGTCGGGGCGTTGTCGCACGGAACTCTGAGCCAGTTCGTCTCCACGATCCGACAGGAAGACCGTACCCTGGTGCGCGTCGTGGATGGTGAAGGGCTCCTGATTACCCATTCGGGCGGCGCGGGGGCCGTGCTGGCCCAGGATCTGAAGGCCCAGCCGATTGTCCAGGCGATGCTCGCGGGCCATTCGGGAACGATGGAGTTCCGTGAGCCCGGGGGAGCCGAGACATTCCTCGGGGCTTATGTCGCGATCGCTCCGTGGGGCTGGGGCGTCGTCGTGGCCCAGCCGGTCTCCGTCGCCTACGCCGCGGCAGACCGCCTTGGTCGATGGTTGCTCTGGACGGGTCTGGCCTGCACGGCGATCGCGGTCCTCCTGGGATGGGGACTCGCCCGTGCCCTGGCCGGTCCGTTGCTGCGGTTTGCTGACGCAGCCGGGAAACTGGCGGCGGGGGACTTTGCGGTCCGGGTGACCGTTCAGAGCCAGGA
Coding sequences within:
- a CDS encoding thiamine pyrophosphate-binding protein, translated to MTGADLLLRSLKRQGVNHFFGLCGDHVNPVFVAARRHGIEIVDVRHEAAAVHMADGWARVTGRPGVSVVTGGPGHTNSLTGVATAAAAGSPVIAISGSYEVAQEGRLAFQELDQVALMRPVT
- a CDS encoding ATP-binding protein → MRSIGFSTKCSLSIALLVTVSLGVLSLLAVTVSRRSLREQVLAANLTTATLASRAVQQYITDAVSIVQEATGRPKLRQEILDGNWPEAGKVLANLLQNFAQFDYVFVQDPRGIIRVRVPPAETIGQDFSFRPFFREVMRTRRLSVSGVYVSKAAQRPVISIAAPVLDAQDNIKGVLVGALSHGTLSQFVSTIRQEDRTLVRVVDGEGLLITHSGGAGAVLAQDLKAQPIVQAMLAGHSGTMEFREPGGAETFLGAYVAIAPWGWGVVVAQPVSVAYAAADRLGRWLLWTGLACTAIAVLLGWGLARALAGPLLRFADAAGKLAAGDFAVRVTVQSQDEVGTLARAFNNMAEQLQKSYRDLERELAERRRVEEEIRSLNEQLEQRVVERTGKLEAANREMEAFTYTVSHDLKAPLRGMEGFARALGEDYADRLDEAGHRYLGMIRSSARRMGELIDDLLRYSRLERREMRRERVPLQRLLETLCEERDEEIRARGLTVRMELAEEAVEAEREGLREALANLVENAVKFSRDGGGTITIGARREGDEAILSVADTGIGFDMKYHDRIFRIFERLHRQEEYAGTGVGLAIVRKVAERHGGRAWAQSEPGKGSTFYLALPAGAGGTG